The stretch of DNA AAGCCCATGGAATTAAATAAATCTTGTTGGTTTTGACTGCAATCAATTGAtgtataaattcaattttagaaTAATCAGAAGCAAAAATTTGAATGCCATATAAAACACCTACTAATTTCCATTGGTATCTTACATTTTGGAGCCAATTTTCCAGTTCATGCTCCCAAGAAACAGGGCGACACCAGTTGTGAAGATAAACCTTATGGCATTGTACTCCGGATTGCGCCAGTAAGACCAATGTTGTTTCCATAAACAAGCCATACATTGGATAGAAAAGGACCTCGAGTACTTTGAAGGAAAACTAAGGTTCTTTGAACCAGGAGCTGGAGTGCTCAATTCCTCAATAAGAGATTTGTTTCTCCTATAACAAATGTCACATATAAGCTTTTACTTAATTAAACTGTGCATGTATAACAACTCACAACAAAAACTGGTTTGTCTTTTTGCTGTTATTTGATACCTTGCTTATTGTTTTCAAGTTCAATAGTTTGATTAAACTTCATACAAAAGAAAATACCTGTATAACTCTGAATTTCTGTACACGTCGGCAAAATTAATCTCCAATTCCATTTCTCTTGCTGAATTTGTGACTTCCAACATCCAAGTTGCTGGATTGGAGCCATCTTTAATCCTACTAACACCTTCGATTCCCTTTATGACAAAAAGTGCACACAAATATAAGTTTTATGATGAGATAGATTAGAGATGTGATGCATGCACTTCACTTTGaaagttttaataataattctacctctaagtaattaattaaatctgAAGACTGACGCCCAAGTGGTCCCACATATATCTCTTGTCCTCCTTGCTTCATTAGGAAAAGCTTCATTTCATTGAAAACAAATATCAAAATCTTTgtaaaataagaaaacaaacTTAAAAACAAAACTACTATGAATTTTAACGCTTCTTAGTTACCTCATCAAAAGATTCGAAGATATCAATGCTAGGCTGGTGAATGGTACAAACAATTGTTCTTCCAGTGTCCACTATGTTTCTAACTGCTCTCATGACAATAGCCGCAGCTCTTGCATCTAGCCCAGAAGTTGGCTCATCCATGAATATGATAGAAGGATTACCCACCAACTCAACTGCAATGGTCAACCTCTTACGCTGCTCAGTTGAGAGACCACTAACACCAGGGAGACCAACAATTGCATCCCTTAGTGTGTTCAACTCCACTAGCTCCATGACTTCCTCGATGAACATCTGcaaccattaaaaaaattacttgcTCATTCATGTTGTATGTGTAAATAAGAAACTTAAAAGCAATCTTGTGAACCAGGTTAAAAACATTGGCGtcatacttaaaaatatttaagttaacatcaaaatcaagaGTGTCTATAATTGATGCAATAATGCAAATATTAGTGAATGTGGCACGAAAGTCAAAGAGGGAAGTAAAATAGCAAGACAAAAATAATACATGATGTGTGTGCAGGCACATTGTGTAGGTATAAAGAAGGGTGTGGGTGTGAACATATTCTGGATATAAAAAATCATACAAATCATCATGGTATTCATATACCAACCTTCCTGGTTTCTGCATTGATATCCTCCGGCAATCGCAGCCATGCTGAATAAACCAAGGATTCATAGACAGTAATATTAGGAGAGTGTATATCATTTTGCTCACAGTATCCTGAAATTCTCGCAAATGTTTCTTGATTTTTCGGATACCCAGAAACTGTGATGTTCCCAGTAATATATCCCCCACTTTTTCTACCAGCAAGTACATCCATCAAAGTTGTTTTGCCAGCACCAGTGACACCCATAAGTGCAGTAAGAACTCCTGGCCTAAAAGATCCGCTGACACCTTTCAATAGAACCAACTTATCTTCAAGGACACCTTGACTCCGCATTTCCTTTAAGTGAAGAACAAAGATTTAATGAAACTCATTTAGAAATAAATAACTGAGAGTGGAATGCAAGCCtttttttcatttgaatatttatatgtgtatatattacCTGAGGCATGTCTACAGAATATGTTACTTCATCAAAGGTGATAGAATGTTGTTCAAAAGGAAGAATCATTCCTCTTTTTCTTCCATCATTCTCCTCAATCTCATCGCTTGGAGATTGTTCTGATTTCGTAACCTGATGCTTCGCAGTTGCTGCATAATAACCAGTATGCAATATTAGTTCATACTTTAGGctcttttttgttataaattacATTGTAAGTAATAATATAAAGAAACAAACTCACGATTGAGGTAAGTCAGAGCAAGAATGTAATTAAAGTTGAATAGTATTGTATATCCAAGCAATGCCCCAAGAGCTAACCAATACCAGTACGACTCAACAAAGAACCCACGAGATTTTAAAACTTCAACTCCTAGCGGTTCCGTTGAGTTAGGAAGGACCTTTCAAAACCAAATATTTATcagactatatatatatatctgataTAAAAAGTGTACATATAAAAAGAAAGTGCAGAGTGCAGAGCATACATGTCTCCATTGCTTCCCTAGGAACTCGTTATTCACTAAGGCATTTTGCGCATACATGATAGGAGATATCCAAAAACCCCATATCCACTCATCCTTTATCTTATCTGAAACCAAAAAAGTAGGAAGTATtgttattctaacaataatgtATAGGAGAAACATTAACTTTAACTACTTATATGtatgaataatttataatacCTTTGGAGAGGGCAAAACCACCCATGGCAATGAACAAGGTCAATGTAAACGACCCAAGTGTTACAGCAACTGTCATTTCTCTACCAACTGCTCCAAGAAATCGGAATAATGAAGAACCCATTTGGTTGATAACCAGGAGAAGAAGGAATTGCCTAAAAAATCTGTATTTACACAAACATATACAAAAGAAGCCGTTAATTAATAAACATAAGTGTTCAAAGCCAAACTAATTAGTTGAGGAATACTTGAAAAGATTTGCAAATTATACCTTCCAACTTCAGGATCATAACCGATGACAAAATAGGTGAGGAATATCCAAACAGCTGCTTCAGATAATGTAACAGGGATTTTAAGGATCCATGAGGGAAGAGCATATGCCCAAGAAGGGAAAAATAGAAGGTCCCTTTGCTTGTAAAACACAGGAAGCCTCGAAACAGTTACAGAAAGTTCAGCAAATCCATTTAACATAATCACCAAATTTGCAAAGAACAATGCACCGGCATAAATGCCCCCATCGGTCACTGAATTGCGGTGCATTTCAGTTCGGAGGAAAACAGTCATGGTAACGATGGCCATGAAAGCAAccttaaaaaaatgagaaaggAATTAGTAATGCTGTAGGaaagaaaaatacataataatatgATAATGTTCAAATTGTTAAAACCTACTTGGCAAAGTTTGAATTTATGGTAAAATGAATTGCGCTTCATGAGTAAATATTCTCTTTCAAAGCAAACTTTGAACAATTCCCATTTTCCAACTCCATACTTGTTGGTTGTCAAAGCAGCTGGGTGACTTTTAGACTTGTCAAATGGTGTAACAAGTTCATTACCAATGCTTCTCCCAACATGATATGACTCAAATACCTCTGCAAACTCTTTAGGTGTCACAAATGTATAAGGTTTCTCTTTTTCTGCCCAATATTGCTCTTGGTCTTTCATTGATGTCACCTAAAGTATCATAGCCAAAATTGAATATCTAAATCCATATAGACACTAGaatgtataaaaaaagattagTTACATTACACTTACTTCTTGTAAAAAGTCTGCCACAGATTTTCTCTTAGGACACACAAAACCTAATGAACCAAAAAAATCAAGCACATGTTCACAGGGTCCCTGGTACACAATATATCCCTGAGAGAGTAGAATAATGTCGTCGAAAAGATTGTAAGTCTCCGGTGGTGGCTGCAAGAGTGAGATCACAGCAGTTCCCTTGAGAAGGTTGACATACTGCTTCACTGATTTCACAACTTGAAAAGTTGTTGAGCTATCCAAACCAGTAGATATTTCATCCATGAAAAGTGCCTTAGCTGGTCCTACCAGCATCTCCCCTGTATTAATTAATAGATTCATAAGATTTTCCTTATTGTGGTGAATCGTGATGATGTATACttcaattttaaacaaaatctgTTTTACCTGTCGTAACCCGTTTTCTTTGTCCTCCTGAGACACCTCTTAACATTGCATTTCCCACTACAGTATCTGCACAGGCCTCTAGTCCCAAAATCTGAACATATAAAGCAAgtaaaagtttaaatttattgatactTTATGAAGATAAAAGATTAAGGTGTTAAGTGTAAGAATTTTTTTAcctttaaaatataatctataACAATATTTGCTCCTTGGCCCTCAATTGCAACAGCCTAAGTATATATCATTAAGTCACAAGTTCATGCAATGTCTTTGTTAGTCATGCTAATAGTAATTGAAAATAGGAAAAGAATTATATATGTTGCACTTTCTCTTACCTTCATTAAGATATCAATATCTGGATCAGGGATaatgtttttctctctttctcttcttgATACCTCTGCTAGCATATCTACACATTACCAAATACATTTTCTATTTATTAGATTAACAAGTTGGTTACACATGTTATTAGTTAGTAAGCTAGTTACACTTATTTGTTAATTGTTCttattatcaatacaattttcatattatattttcCTCTACACATTTTCCACATCAATGGTTTCTATTAAGAATAGTAACATGGTATTCAAAAgtcatttattttcaaaattgcaTTGAGTTGAAACATTTAGTGTAATGTTTGTGTACTAACCATATCGAGGCCCAACACCTTGGAATCTTGCTGAGAAGGCAAGAGTTTCTCTAACAGTCATTTCTCCAATGTGAAGATCATTTTGACTGACATAAGCAGCAGTTCTTTGGGGTACAAACTCATTCATCTCATGACCATTATAACTCACTTTCCCATTGAACTGTTCATGAAGTTACAAAATTGTTAGCTAGATAGAAAtctaaaatggaaaaaaaaagaggccaaacataatttaaaatatttaataatagttcttaaaaatttcaatattttatttttaatttcgataaaaaaaataaaaataaaaaacttaattttttaatctcaaAGATCCTAACTTTTAACTTAACTCatgtataatttaaatatgaactAGAATATAACTAGTGAGTTGTGCggatttaatttgtaaaattttatttcaatgtaattttttttaagtttgaaaatgatatttatcGTATATAAATGTATCAATCTGatcaaaaaaagttttaatattCGTAAGTTTCTTAGTTTTTAAGAATAGTGATCgattaataaaagaataaatgaaatagaaacaattaaaaactttgtaataaaatgaatgattttccctctgaaatatatgattaaaaaaatacaattgatTGTTTGaatacacaattaaaaagactaaaataaaatatgagtgattttcactttaaaaatattattaaaaaaagatgattgattgtttgtatatattttgttttgttttaaacattcaataattataaaatattttcttcctataaaaaaaaaagaatatatattttgcaaGTATGGAATTGAGATATATTTGTAAACATTTGTTTTTATatgattgttatttttatttttgttttattttttatcttgagtactatcatttttttattgtttttttgactaattgaatgatttactatttcttatattttatttttcagatCTCATTTTCACTTAAACTTCCGATAACTAATTCTTAATCAGATGTGTTATGCCACatgtttctttcaaaaatattttgatttaattatcctTTTTAGAGAGTGTATAtgatgaaaaattcaaaatactattttttacgaaaaaaacacaaaataatattGGGAATGATAAGACATCActacttgattttgattattttttacgttaattgaaaatatgctctgattttgattaaataatttcttttgtattagaggaataaaatatatatatgagcactaataagagaaaaatgaacacaaattgtatattactttgaaaaaatttaatgtataatataatatttttattttaaaaaatatatattttttgggttttttttttttttgcaaaggtttgctaattaaaatgattgtgtttcaatattttttatttattttaatttaaacttcattGGATTGTTTGTGCATAagtttaattattgatttttaacatgtgatgattatgtttttatacATTTTGTGGTAACTTATGGTTCCtatgtttaattattaaaatgtaattaaaatattttgatgtacttatatgcaatgaattaaaaaaataaatgagaatGAAATCAAGTTTATAGTGaggttatttttttattgttattttttgaattataaaaatatagacaaaaaattaatagaatGATAGACAAAAAAAGTtagtaaaatgaataataaaaaatgaatgaaatctAAATATATCAAGTCATACTATtgaatgatataataaaattaataataaaatattacttactTTATGAAAGACTAGTTCCTTCCACTGGACTCAATCTCTAGtggtaaaatttaaatttttttaatcgtagataaattgaatatgaatttttaactttttaacaattaaaaatttacatttaatcaatattttgttaaaagtttCTAAACTTTTGCAAAAGACATTATTTTAATGTTCTAACATGcatgttttaaaaaaacattctaAACATGCAATGAAAAATTTTCTGACTAAAaagttaagattttttttttttgactaagaagttaagattttttttttgactaagaagttaaatttttaaaaaagagttTTTTTTGTCAATCATTAAAGAACATGTTTTCATTTGTTTAAGGTAaatcatttttcttaatttaccTTTAGATTTGGATCAAGTTTTCCGGCCAATGCCAAAAGCAGTGTCGTCTTCCCAGAACTTGGAGGACCCAAAAGCAATGTCAACCTGGAGACAGATtagcaaatatatatattattaaattaaaatatatttgaatttccACCAAGGTTATCTTGGTCTTATATNNNNNNNNNNNNNNNNNNNNNNNNNNNNNNNNNNNNNNNNNNNNNNNNNNNNNNNNNNNNNNNNNNNNNNNNNNNNNNNNNNNNNNNNNNNNNNNNNNNNNNNNNNNNNNNNNNNNNNNNNNNNNNNNNNNNNNNNNNNNNNNNNNNNNNNNNNNNNNNNNNNNNNNNNNNNNNNNNNNNNNNNNNNNNNNNNNNNNNNNNNNNNNNNNNNNNNNNNNNNNNNNNNNNNNNNNNNNNNNNNNNNNNNNNNNNNNNNNNNNNNNATATTTGTATTTCCACCAAGtttatctcttttttatatatatatatatatatatatatatatatatatatatatatatatatatattgattttttaccTGCCAGGCTTTATTATTCCACTACAATTCTGGAGAATGTTCACacgtttttttcttcttcttagtATATAGTTAAACGGACCCTTTGAAATCACAAAAAAAGAATGGGAATTAGTATATATTAGAGTTTCTCCATCAATGATATATAGCATTGGTTATCTCTAATTAAGTTGTTGGTCTTGAATATGAATTTGgatttcaaattgaattgatggtctaaatttaaattttaaatttgatttatttttaaatttaaaatttaaacttcaaATTTGGACTTTTAAATCGTGATAATCCACCATGAATCTTGGTCTTAAATGTTATTACTCACCTCTACCGTGTCAAGACAGTAGTTAGTAAGGGTAGGCAAAGCTCTATTTCCTACTTGAACTTGTGCTTCAATATTCAGATGCTCAAATCTTACTTCAATTGTAGGAATAGCAATTCCAACTCTGGAATGTCATGCAAGGAGAAACTGAATAGATTAATTCatctttataaacaataaaaataacaattaattgtACTTTTAACCTTTTAAATAttgcaattattttattttgatggataattttgaattattcaaattaaatgatgtgaccacatataatttaatatgttaCTGTCACGTCATTTAATTTGAATTGCTCGAAAAATATGGGATAAAATCACACaatcacaattaaaaaaaaaatactattaagtttatagtagtaataatatatgtataaaaGAGTGGAAATGTCACCTATCAACACGATCCTTAAGCTTCAACAACAACTTTTCATTATCAACATCAGCAATTCTGATAAGTTTCTCAAGcaaatattttctttcttgCAAACCAAGTTTGTTTACATCAATTTCATTGGCCACTCCATCAGAAGTAGTAAACAAACCTCTCCTCAAACGTGCAACAGTTGGAAGTCTTTGAAGTGCATCCCATTTCAAAGCCTCTTCATCATCATTGTCTTCCCTATTAAAAGAGTTAGGGAAGACATTATCCACTTCAAAGCTCCTCTTACTGAATATTCTCTCACTATCACTTCTATTGATTTCCATTTTCAATTCTTGTGCAAATATAATCCAAATGTCTAACTAACTCAATATATAGGATGCTTAACACTTCTAGAGGATGCAGTTTCTACTTTTGTattatttcttcttttgtttCCTTTATTTTCATCTTAATCTTTTATCCACTTTTACTACTTTACTTTACACTCCCTCTAtactcatttataaataaaaatatctatttttaccATTATTTCATTGATATCATGTAAAAAAGAAGTACTTCCATgcttaaatatgaatttatttaaggtTATTTCtagaataataatattataatttaatttatgtacattgttaatataaaataatatcaatttatttaagGATATTTTTAgagtaataatattataatttaatttatgtacactattaatataaaataatatacttaAATGTGGATAAATTAATTGATACTAACTTATATTTGAGGCTAAagaatttagattttatttttataattaagtttggAGGGGTATTATTAACGAAGATGGTTGGTCcatcattttttcttttgagtcaaataaaaaaaaaagctacaATATTTATGACTATGAAATTCATTTTggagatatttttattaagctACTACCTTTGAGTCAAAAATACTACCTtgagtcaaaaaaattaaaataaataagctaCTACCTTTTTGACCAAAAAAATAACTACTACTTTAAAGCTaatcttaaaattataaagtaggattatttaatcaaattacaCTTTAAATTTTACACTCAACATGTGTACGTACAATACTCATTATGTCTCATTATAAAAGTATGTTTAATTATGtataattcttaaaaaaaattatttctgttgattttaataataaatgagttttatttattaatttacttttgttaataataattaaataaattgaaatacaataaaaataataataatatgagataaataaatatcatgAATAAGTTATTACAAGATTTTTTACCTTATATAGAAAAAACATAAGATATGACGggaaaaaaatgaagatttgaaacaaacaaaacaagattTATTTTGCCTTCTAGAAAAACAAGATTTGACAgccaaaagaaaaacaagatttgaaacaaacaaaacGAGATTTTTTGCCTTctattgaaaacaaaataagaaacaagaatattttgccttcgattaaaaaattaagacactTTTCCCATATTGtctaaaatcatatatttataaacaGCATGCGGAAAGATTACTCACAAAGAAAATACTTCAAATTCTTACAAAAGTAGAAGAAAATATTTCAATCAGTAACTATAATGGAAATATTCCGATGCTACTGTAATAGATAACTCTCTTTATGCtaacaaaaaaaagttaactATTTTTACACCATGAATGTATTAACTATTTAAGCTCCATGGTATGTTGATTGATAAATAGTATAGCAAATTTGTTAAAGATAtcttaatttgtaataaatactaTTATCTA from Cicer arietinum cultivar CDC Frontier isolate Library 1 chromosome 3, Cicar.CDCFrontier_v2.0, whole genome shotgun sequence encodes:
- the LOC101491957 gene encoding pleiotropic drug resistance protein 1-like, whose product is MLRGVSGGQRKRVTTGEMLVGPAKALFMDEISTGLDSSTTFQVVKSVKQYVNLLKGTAVISLLQPPPETYNLFDDIILLSQGYIVYQGPCEHVLDFFGSLGFVCPKRKSVADFLQEVTSMKDQEQYWAEKEKPYTFVTPKEFAEVFESYHVGRSIGNELVTPFDKSKSHPAALTTNKYGVGKWELFKVCFEREYLLMKRNSFYHKFKLCQVAFMAIVTMTVFLRTEMHRNSVTDGGIYAGALFFANLVIMLNGFAELSVTVSRLPVFYKQRDLLFFPSWAYALPSWILKIPVTLSEAAVWIFLTYFVIGYDPEVGRFFRQFLLLLVINQMGSSLFRFLGAVGREMTVAVTLGSFTLTLFIAMGGFALSKDKIKDEWIWGFWISPIMYAQNALVNNEFLGKQWRHVLPNSTEPLGVEVLKSRGFFVESYWYWLALGALLGYTILFNFNYILALTYLNPTAKHQVTKSEQSPSDEIEENDGRKRGMILPFEQHSITFDEVTYSVDMPQEMRSQGVLEDKLVLLKGVSGSFRPGVLTALMGVTGAGKTTLMDVLAGRKSGGYITGNITVSGYPKNQETFARISGYCEQNDIHSPNITVYESLVYSAWLRLPEDINAETRKMFIEEVMELVELNTLRDAIVGLPGVSGLSTEQRKRLTIAVELVGNPSIIFMDEPTSGLDARAAAIVMRAVRNIVDTGRTIVCTIHQPSIDIFESFDELFLMKQGGQEIYVGPLGRQSSDLINYLEGIEGVSRIKDGSNPATWMLEVTNSAREMELEINFADVYRNSELYRRNKSLIEELSTPAPGSKNLSFPSKYSRSFSIQCMACLWKQHWSYWRNPEYNAIRFIFTTGVALFLGSMNWKIGSKIQNQQDLFNSMGFMYTTTLLIGTKNCNSVQPVVAVERVVFYRERAAGMYSSLAYAVSQALIEVPYNFVQVVIYGIIVYTMIGYELSITKFCWYIFFMFFTFLYYTFYGLMTAAMTPNQSMAALLCSASNSLWNLFSGFIIPQPRIPVWWRWFYWINPVAWTLNGLVTSQFGDIKDDLKSNGITVPIQDFLHNYFGFKHDLLGVVAVVVIAFTITFVFVFAISIKTLNFQRR
- the LOC140919849 gene encoding pleiotropic drug resistance protein 1-like codes for the protein MEINRSDSERIFSKRSFEVDNVFPNSFNREDNDDEEALKWDALQRLPTVARLRRGLFTTSDGVANEIDVNKLGLQERKYLLEKLIRIADVDNEKLLLKLKDRVDRVGIAIPTIEVRFEHLNIEAQVQVGNRALPTLTNYCLDTVEGPFNYILRRRKKRVNILQNCSGIIKPGRLTLLLGPPSSGKTTLLLALAGKLDPNLKFNGKVSYNGHEMNEFVPQRTAAYVSQNDLHIGEMTVRETLAFSARFQGVGPRYDMLAEVSRREREKNIIPDPDIDILMKAVAIEGQGANIVIDYILKRPVQIL